A window of Fragaria vesca subsp. vesca linkage group LG7, FraVesHawaii_1.0, whole genome shotgun sequence contains these coding sequences:
- the LOC101308915 gene encoding uncharacterized protein LOC101308915, giving the protein MSPEIALNVSERVHFETRERPDSVIKLLKDHGLNDAQIPLLVKKLPRLLLYNAETLLPKLEFFGSIGLSGTCLLCNPIILTRSLEKCILPCYDLIKSIVVEDKRVAKFFRTPKCTVSADSLRYLVSIVAILRGLQVPGSTISIYVTWYPLMFVQKTECFKEDVNKVMSMGIPPSSYSTFMQALVATFPLDASKWEQKMQFYKGWGWTEDDIISAFRQNPMFMKLSEKIVSPKMYFLVNKMGWQPTDVARNSYVLGYSLEKRIIPTCSVIRVLLLKGLIKKGECSLVNILKMSEKYLNKFLLKYQQQVPEILSIYQGKTSLAELGLGFEETARVDHL; this is encoded by the coding sequence ATGTCCCCAGAAATCGCTCTCAATGTGTCAGAGAGGGTACACTTTGAAACCCGAGAGCGACCTGACTCGGTTATTAAGCTTCTCAAAGATCATGGACTCAATGATGCCCAAATCCCATTGCTTGTTAAGAAACTCCCAAGGCTCCTGTTATACAATGCTGAAACCCTTTTGCCCAAACTTGAGTTTTTCGGTTCTATAGGCCTTTCAGGCACTTGCCTCCTTTGCAATCCCATTATCTTGACGCGGAGCTTAGAGAAATGTATCCTTCCTTGTTATGATCTGATCAAAAGTATAGTTGTTGAGGATAAAAGGGTTGCTAAATTCTTTAGGACCCCGAAATGCACAGTTTCAGCCGACTCACTGAGATATCTTGTGTCTATTGTTGCCATTTTGAGAGGGCTTCAAGTGCCGGGTTCCACAATCTCTATTTATGTGACATGGTATCCTTTGATGTTCGTCCAAAAAACTGAGTGTTTCAAGGAAGATGTCAACAAGGTCATGAGTATGGGAATCCCACCTTCATCATATTCGACGTTCATGCAAGCACTAGTTGCGACTTTTCCGTTGGATGCATCAAAGTGGGAACAAAAGATGCAATTTTATAAGGGATGGGGTTGGACTGAAGATGATATCATATCGGCATTTAGACAGAATCCCATGTTTATGAAATTGTCCGAGAAGATTGTTTCACCCAAGATGTATTTTCTTGTGAACAAAATGGGGTGGCAGCCTACAGATGTGGCTCGGAATTCATATGTTTTAGGTTATAGTTTGGAGAAGCGGATCATACCTACATGTTCAGTTATTAGGGTTCTCCTGTTGAAGGGCTTAATAAAGAAGGGAGAATGTTCCTTGGTTAACATTCTGAAGATGAGTGAGAAGTACTTGAATAAGTTTTTGCTCAAATATCAACAGCAAGTACCTGAAATATTGAGCATCTATCAAGGTAAAACAAGTCTTGCAGAACTTGGCTTAGGATTTGAAGAGACAGCTAGAGTGGATCATTTGTAA
- the LOC101300759 gene encoding peroxisome biogenesis protein 16-like, which translates to MEAYKRWVRENKEYVHSLESLANGITWLLPERFSESEIGPEAVTSILGIITAVNEHIIDTAPPRLHVGHAERNSLPYPLCISALKDLETLVEVAAQHYFGDEKKWNYIAIMEASKVLVKLALFQNSGYKMLLHGGQTPNDEKTLEASTPQRRTGGLLKPGEQLGNGHLRNNHAQDPWNLEGRALSALNRFGERARSVSDPEWLHRVQHHHAIMEPPMVERSTLSSLISKKGLNGALYVAGEVLFITRPLIYVLFIRKYGARSWIPWFLSLAVDFTGMGILSRITSSTGGTEEQQFHLSVPEKNEVKRRKLLWALYLMRDPFFSKYTRGRLERTEDMLGHIPVVGFLAGKLVELLSGAQTRYTYMSGS; encoded by the exons ATGGAGGCTTACAAGAGATGGGTCAGGGAGAACAAGGAGTATGTCCACTCTTTGGAGTCTCTCGCCAAT GGAATTACATGGCTTCTACCCGAACGGTTTTCTGAATCAGAGATAGGACCAGAAGCAG TAACAAGTATCTTGGGAATAATAACTGCTGTCAACGAACATATAATCGACACAGCTCCTCCTCGATTACATGTTGGCCATGCTGAGCGTAATTCTTTACCTTATCCATTGTGTATATCTGCACTAAAAGACTTGGAAACGTTGGTTGAAGTTGCGGCTCAACATTACTTTGGTGATGAGAAAAAATGGAATTACATTGCTATTATGGAGGCTAGCAA GGTGCTAGTTAAGTTAGCTTTGTTCCAGAACAGTGGATATAAGATGCTTCTTCATGGAGGACAGACACCAAATGATGAAAAAACTTTGGAGGCTTCAACTCCTCAGCGTAGAACTGGTGGTTTATTGAAGCCTGGCGAGCAGCTTGGGAATGGTCACTTGAGAAATAATCATGCGCAGGATCCATGGAATTTAGAAGGAAGAGCACTGTCTGCATTGAATAGGTTTGGAGAAAGGGCTAGGAGTGTTTCAGATCCAGAATGGTTGCATAGGGTTCAACACCATCATGCGATTATGGAGCCGCCAA TGGTTGAGAGGTCGACTCTATCCTCCTTAATATCCAAAAAGGGTCTCAATGGGGCTTTGTATGTGGCTGGGGAAGTGCTATTTATAACAAGACCACTTATCTATGTTTTATTTATTCGGAAATATGGAGCTCGCTCCTGGATTCCTTGGTTTCTTTCACTGGCTGTGGACTTCACTGGAATGGGCATTCTTTCTCGAATTACTTCGTCCACAGGTGGTACAGAAGAGCAGCAGTTTCATCTTTCTGTTCCTGAGAAGAATGAG GTTAAAAGACGAAAGCTGTTATGGGCACTTTACCTCATGAGAGATCCATTTTTCAGCAAGTATACAAG GGGAAGACTTGAACGTACTGAGGATATGTTGGGACATATACCTGTTGTTGGATTTCTCGCAG GAAAACTTGTTGAGCTTCTTTCAGGAGCACAGACAAGGTATACTTACATGTCAGGATCATAA